One genomic region from Haloterrigena gelatinilytica encodes:
- a CDS encoding LSM domain-containing protein, with translation MTEKYDKPFDLLREFVGDTVRVVRRNGSVIVGKLHTFDQHINLILTDATVYQNETDTQQQEDVGRFFQRGGAVTDIRPAGGETNE, from the coding sequence ATGACTGAGAAATACGATAAGCCATTCGATCTCCTCAGGGAATTCGTCGGGGACACAGTCAGAGTCGTCCGCCGCAACGGCAGTGTCATCGTGGGCAAGCTGCACACGTTCGACCAACACATCAACCTGATCCTAACCGACGCCACCGTCTACCAGAACGAAACCGATACACAGCAACAGGAAGACGTCGGCCGGTTCTTCCAACGCGGCGGTGCTGTCACCGACATCCGACCTGCTGGGGGCGAGACTAATGAGTGA
- a CDS encoding restriction endonuclease, translating into MSSEEGELSDLDWRSYQKLVAGLHADEETRVETEYDYPIPGSGTKEIDVVVWDQSDHYEYTVLIECKFHDSPLSQSVVDSVNGYFQPSDADKAVIVSKSGFQSGAIERAEGTGVELLTLRQLIPDTDLPVDVLRYVHNNLEITNRHLEVLDMDVEGLDDDEDTEREEVPVVFNQTNSQLYTTDREPRGETLLERRNELEQSMEVGEHTEEFDDVALLINGTFFQLHSMEYRVTESTGTMEFTVDLLEDVDLLYRDELTGDEEYRSLSDALEAFQEHVEADS; encoded by the coding sequence ATGAGCTCCGAGGAGGGAGAACTGTCGGATCTCGATTGGCGGTCTTATCAGAAGCTGGTTGCGGGTCTGCACGCCGATGAGGAGACACGGGTAGAAACCGAGTACGACTATCCGATTCCGGGCAGCGGCACCAAGGAGATCGATGTCGTGGTCTGGGATCAGTCGGACCATTACGAGTACACGGTTCTCATCGAGTGCAAATTCCACGACAGTCCACTCTCACAGAGCGTTGTAGACAGTGTAAACGGCTACTTCCAGCCAAGTGATGCGGACAAAGCAGTGATCGTCTCGAAGTCAGGGTTCCAAAGCGGCGCAATAGAGCGAGCGGAAGGAACCGGTGTCGAACTGCTCACACTCCGCCAGCTCATTCCCGATACCGATCTTCCTGTCGACGTGCTGCGGTACGTCCACAATAATCTCGAGATCACAAACCGGCATTTGGAGGTCCTAGATATGGATGTCGAAGGGCTGGATGATGACGAGGATACCGAACGCGAAGAGGTTCCAGTCGTCTTCAATCAGACCAACAGCCAGCTCTATACAACCGATCGAGAGCCACGCGGCGAAACCCTACTCGAGCGGAGGAATGAACTCGAACAGTCCATGGAGGTGGGCGAACATACGGAGGAATTCGATGATGTTGCCCTGCTGATAAACGGTACGTTCTTCCAGCTGCACTCGATGGAGTATCGCGTCACGGAGTCGACCGGGACGATGGAGTTTACCGTCGACCTCCTCGAGGACGTCGACCTACTGTATCGGGATGAACTGACAGGAGATGAGGAGTATCGATCGCTGTCCGATGCCCTGGAGGCGTTCCAAGAACACGTCGAAGCGGATTCGTAG
- a CDS encoding aryl-sulfate sulfotransferase translates to MNQRTRVTVAAVVIALLIASLGVQAAVIEREHRVVNDDGRYPGNTLVGVHSYDETGRIVELTPDGEVAWEWSVPESRVFGVEQLDEETVLAAVAVKRLAEDCDEEYLEYEEKDGHCVHNRVVEIDKESGEAVWEYDWYDEFIAWHEVHDVERLENGETAIADMGNDRAFTVDRDGEITWEWHAEDHLTPGTPFYEEYGGPEKEGEHDDWTHMNDIDRLENGNFQLSIRNFDVIVEVDPETDEVVDVVGEPGNHSVLDKQHNPHRIEDQGTMVVADSENGRVVELDVESEERIWRYTGPASDSLQWPRDADRLPNGNTLITDSRNNRVLEVDPDGEIVWQFGDPDGTVVPLPYEADRIGAGERSDVPPGSELTAVEDEPDAVTATIREWEAMAQYVFPTWMHLPQILHVVGIALGVLWLCAEGCVVGWRRLAVSG, encoded by the coding sequence ATGAACCAGCGAACCCGCGTCACCGTCGCCGCCGTCGTCATCGCCCTTCTGATCGCATCGCTCGGGGTTCAGGCGGCCGTTATCGAACGCGAACACAGGGTCGTCAACGACGACGGGCGGTATCCCGGGAACACGCTCGTCGGCGTCCATTCGTACGACGAGACCGGTCGGATCGTCGAACTGACACCGGACGGCGAGGTCGCCTGGGAGTGGTCGGTGCCCGAATCGCGGGTGTTCGGGGTCGAACAGCTCGACGAGGAGACGGTGCTGGCGGCCGTCGCCGTCAAGCGGCTCGCCGAAGACTGCGACGAGGAATACCTCGAGTACGAGGAGAAGGACGGCCACTGCGTCCACAATCGCGTCGTCGAGATCGACAAAGAATCGGGCGAGGCCGTCTGGGAGTACGACTGGTACGACGAGTTCATCGCCTGGCACGAGGTCCACGACGTCGAGCGACTCGAGAACGGCGAGACGGCGATCGCGGACATGGGGAACGATCGCGCGTTCACCGTCGATCGCGACGGCGAGATCACCTGGGAGTGGCACGCCGAAGACCACCTGACGCCCGGCACGCCGTTCTACGAGGAGTACGGCGGCCCCGAGAAAGAGGGGGAACACGACGACTGGACCCACATGAACGACATCGACCGCCTCGAGAACGGCAACTTCCAGCTGAGCATTCGCAACTTCGACGTGATCGTCGAGGTCGATCCGGAGACCGACGAGGTAGTCGACGTCGTCGGCGAACCGGGGAATCACAGCGTGCTGGACAAACAGCACAACCCCCACCGCATCGAAGACCAGGGGACGATGGTCGTCGCCGACAGCGAGAACGGCCGCGTCGTCGAACTCGACGTCGAGTCCGAGGAGCGCATCTGGCGCTACACCGGCCCCGCGAGCGACTCACTCCAGTGGCCTCGAGACGCGGACCGACTGCCCAACGGCAACACGCTCATCACCGACTCCCGGAACAACCGCGTGCTCGAGGTCGATCCCGACGGCGAGATCGTCTGGCAGTTCGGCGACCCCGACGGGACGGTCGTTCCGCTGCCGTACGAAGCCGATCGCATCGGCGCCGGCGAACGGTCGGACGTCCCGCCGGGGAGCGAACTGACCGCGGTCGAGGACGAACCCGACGCCGTCACGGCGACGATTCGCGAGTGGGAGGCCATGGCCCAGTACGTCTTCCCGACGTGGATGCACCTCCCGCAGATACTGCACGTCGTCGGCATCGCCCTCGGGGTCCTGTGGCTCTGTGCGGAGGGGTGCGTCGTCGGCTGGCGTCGGCTCGCTGTCAGTGGATGA
- a CDS encoding DUF6908 domain-containing protein has translation MQSIKEILEIHGFDSVEDMPISYEIKLEVDGFMPLIIKKINEHRLSVAHYYEQNGDLMRDPEIIFDSQVWVAVEYHQDPFIRLRDENGLVDATAFALNTWDDNLKQQGFVEAAEQAASASPAHEVVV, from the coding sequence ATGCAGTCAATCAAAGAAATCCTCGAAATCCACGGGTTCGACTCCGTGGAGGATATGCCGATTAGCTACGAAATCAAACTCGAAGTAGACGGCTTCATGCCGCTCATCATCAAAAAGATCAATGAGCACCGGCTGTCTGTCGCTCACTACTATGAGCAGAACGGCGACCTGATGCGGGACCCGGAGATCATCTTCGACTCACAGGTCTGGGTAGCCGTTGAATACCATCAAGACCCATTCATCCGGCTCCGGGATGAGAACGGCTTGGTGGACGCAACAGCGTTCGCACTGAATACGTGGGACGACAACCTGAAACAGCAAGGATTCGTGGAGGCGGCTGAACAGGCCGCCTCCGCCTCTCCTGCACATGAGGTGGTAGTCTGA
- a CDS encoding metal-dependent hydrolase has translation MPWGHAAFGYVLYSLGHRFVTREPPNGPLVVLALLFGTQLPDLVDKTLSWGLNLFPQGYSVAHSVFVAVPIGLLVLGATASDRRDIGIAFTLGYWSHLLGDAILAVPKLGVSPSDRLLWPVVTLPPYQSEVTLIGRVTQVISAFFGEVLTTEQLVFLALYSTPYLLVFALWLVDGAPGVAHFLRADDS, from the coding sequence ATGCCGTGGGGACACGCGGCATTCGGCTACGTCCTGTACTCCCTCGGCCACCGGTTCGTGACGCGCGAGCCGCCGAACGGTCCGCTCGTCGTTCTGGCGCTCCTGTTCGGCACGCAGCTTCCGGACCTCGTGGACAAAACGCTCTCGTGGGGTCTCAATCTCTTTCCCCAGGGATATTCGGTGGCACACTCCGTTTTCGTCGCCGTCCCGATCGGGTTGCTCGTCCTCGGGGCGACGGCGTCCGACCGCCGCGATATCGGCATCGCGTTCACCCTGGGCTACTGGTCGCACCTCCTCGGCGACGCGATTCTGGCGGTTCCGAAACTCGGCGTGTCGCCGAGCGATCGGCTCCTCTGGCCCGTCGTTACGCTTCCGCCGTACCAGTCCGAGGTGACGCTTATCGGCCGCGTCACCCAGGTCATCAGCGCGTTTTTCGGCGAGGTTCTCACTACCGAGCAGCTCGTCTTCCTCGCGCTCTACTCGACCCCGTATCTGCTGGTGTTCGCGCTCTGGCTGGTCGACGGCGCGCCCGGCGTCGCGCACTTCCTGCGCGCGGACGATAGCTAG
- a CDS encoding DNA cytosine methyltransferase: MLEGSSPMGQFWYQEENDLRERIGHCDPPIGVSLFSGAGGFDLGFAQAGFDVRVMVEYEQEACDTLRLNRDCFNDYTEPTIIQEDIREIGTSEILNAANVGIGGTTAVYGGPPCQGFSMSGNRDPDDERNALYREMVRVVHQAKPVFFVMENVPGLATMEDGKVIQRVCDEFRQGGYNVTWDILNAANYGVPQRRKRVFVMGKRIDFMTPPPFGIGNPQMHIGAVPGRVDHPDFFIEKHGLQETEQATLDTFTNEPETLDEALEQMIQDGDA, encoded by the coding sequence ATGCTTGAGGGGAGCAGTCCGATGGGGCAGTTCTGGTATCAAGAGGAGAACGACCTCCGAGAGCGGATCGGACACTGTGACCCACCCATCGGTGTCAGCTTATTCTCCGGGGCGGGTGGCTTCGATCTGGGATTTGCGCAGGCCGGGTTCGATGTCCGGGTCATGGTCGAGTACGAGCAAGAGGCGTGTGACACACTACGGCTGAACAGGGACTGTTTCAACGATTACACTGAGCCGACGATCATCCAGGAAGACATCCGGGAGATCGGTACATCTGAAATCCTCAACGCGGCGAACGTGGGAATCGGCGGTACCACGGCGGTCTACGGCGGACCACCGTGCCAAGGCTTCTCCATGTCTGGGAACCGTGATCCGGACGATGAACGGAACGCACTGTACCGGGAGATGGTCAGGGTCGTACATCAGGCGAAGCCCGTCTTTTTCGTAATGGAGAACGTGCCGGGACTGGCGACGATGGAGGATGGCAAGGTTATCCAACGGGTATGCGACGAGTTCCGGCAAGGCGGGTACAACGTCACATGGGACATCTTGAACGCCGCAAACTATGGTGTGCCACAGCGCCGGAAGCGTGTGTTCGTCATGGGGAAGCGGATTGATTTCATGACACCGCCACCGTTCGGCATCGGGAATCCGCAGATGCATATTGGGGCAGTGCCAGGACGCGTGGATCATCCGGATTTCTTCATCGAGAAGCATGGCCTACAGGAAACCGAACAGGCCACACTGGACACGTTCACCAACGAACCAGAAACATTGGACGAGGCACTGGAGCAGATGATCCAGGACGGTGATGCATGA
- a CDS encoding tyrosine-type recombinase/integrase: MGDEWYETVFENRCSEVNEFLERKRDLGRSPRTLNEYSRTLQKFFHDEFPELEPGEVTVRHIEQYLSALTRRDLSQNTKRRYLESLSAFYSWAMKRPRYAEITGNPAAVVLEELPKRVRDRPDCATWENGRAIVHGLQEPRLKLVAIVMAKTGARVSEVVTLEQDDLLLDDGFIRFRNRKGKATTVFPIDTETRDALERYRLVWKGRDTEYVFPSIRGEHLSREQVRRRIREAAVKASVMEEDEHRFEKKFTPHTYRTVFTTEMRNAGMKDHILRYLRGDKDSEAMDVYTRVDRETAKEAYLDCIRELNL; encoded by the coding sequence GTGGGCGATGAGTGGTACGAGACCGTGTTCGAGAACCGGTGTAGCGAGGTGAACGAGTTCCTTGAACGGAAGCGGGATCTGGGCCGGTCGCCGCGAACGTTGAACGAGTATAGTCGGACGTTACAGAAGTTCTTCCACGACGAGTTCCCGGAACTTGAACCGGGCGAGGTAACGGTGCGGCACATCGAACAGTACCTGAGTGCGTTAACGCGGCGGGACCTGTCGCAAAATACGAAACGCCGGTACCTGGAATCACTGTCCGCGTTTTATAGCTGGGCGATGAAACGGCCGCGGTACGCGGAGATCACGGGCAATCCGGCGGCGGTCGTGCTCGAGGAGTTACCCAAGCGGGTGCGTGACCGACCGGACTGTGCGACGTGGGAGAACGGGCGGGCGATCGTTCACGGGCTGCAGGAGCCTCGGCTCAAGCTGGTGGCGATCGTGATGGCGAAGACCGGTGCCCGGGTGTCGGAGGTCGTGACGTTGGAGCAGGACGATCTTTTGCTGGATGACGGGTTTATCCGGTTCCGGAATCGGAAGGGGAAGGCGACGACGGTGTTCCCGATCGATACGGAGACACGGGATGCGTTGGAGCGGTATCGACTGGTATGGAAGGGCCGGGACACGGAGTACGTGTTCCCGAGTATCCGCGGCGAGCATTTGAGCCGGGAGCAGGTGCGGCGCCGGATCCGGGAGGCAGCCGTCAAGGCCAGTGTGATGGAAGAGGACGAACATCGCTTTGAGAAGAAGTTCACGCCGCATACGTATCGGACGGTGTTCACCACGGAGATGCGGAACGCAGGGATGAAAGACCACATCCTCCGCTACCTGCGTGGAGACAAGGACAGCGAGGCAATGGACGTGTACACGCGGGTCGATCGAGAGACGGCGAAGGAGGCCTACCTCGACTGCATCCGTGAGCTAAATCTGTAA
- a CDS encoding ATP-binding protein translates to MTDSERPSQSDLEELKEMMELVGESPETIQKVLRACAINRERYDRFYQRYEKQVKQLEAEAARFDWEYPFEQYGGRFRIGTDPAGDPVGLTLEELNEHMLVVGRTGAGKTTLFYNVIDECIVHDLPVLVFDFKNDYRHLAGHRDLLVVNWQDLKFNPLQPPPGIRTNHWAEVMADTWTHAMSLLVASRGYFIRKLRQLYDLYETEAGEWPSLFELLELVRADEIPYASPRYRYKERVDNRLTGMTGFSGEVFDCSRSYPFAEFLDQNVVIELQEPIEDVQVFVVEALLTWIFYYRMAQSQRQELRHVVLFDEAKHVFDVQRERNIDAPNPPVTKLLGQVREFGEALIVADHEPSKLSDSLKANTNAKLWLSLGSGKDTREMAETFGLDDEETDYTRTLEKGESLLWAADRDPVPVELPDYQLDKSMTEPEIRDEMRPVLDELEWCERVRPRAFIEVAATLDDTKESEREQDGTGDGVGEVAVTLLASVNEDPFLSLSDRYGTIDVGKKTGSAAKEELLTLDLVREVEVRTGRRGRNPKMLELTPNGREVLEERGYDVVETGRRGIEHRYWQHRIQQCYEGDGFDVEIEFSVGKSRIDVYCVRDGTTVAVEVARSPEHEVENVEKCLDFDVDRVEVAYLDDDVMRRIEAAVEEAFDGVPDRVAFVPVSEYT, encoded by the coding sequence ATGACTGACAGTGAGCGACCGTCCCAGTCCGACCTTGAGGAGTTGAAGGAGATGATGGAGCTGGTCGGCGAATCACCGGAGACGATCCAGAAGGTGCTGCGGGCGTGTGCGATCAACCGGGAGCGGTACGACCGGTTCTACCAGCGGTACGAGAAGCAAGTGAAGCAATTGGAGGCGGAGGCCGCCCGGTTCGACTGGGAGTACCCGTTCGAACAGTACGGCGGCAGGTTCCGGATCGGGACAGATCCGGCAGGTGATCCCGTCGGCCTCACACTCGAGGAGCTGAACGAGCATATGCTGGTCGTGGGACGAACAGGGGCCGGGAAGACGACCCTGTTCTACAACGTGATCGACGAGTGCATCGTCCACGACTTGCCGGTTCTTGTCTTCGATTTCAAGAACGACTACCGGCACCTGGCCGGCCATCGCGATCTCTTGGTGGTGAACTGGCAGGACCTGAAATTCAATCCGTTACAGCCGCCGCCCGGCATCCGCACCAATCACTGGGCGGAAGTCATGGCTGATACATGGACACACGCGATGAGCCTTCTCGTGGCGTCTCGGGGTTACTTCATCCGGAAACTCCGCCAGCTGTACGATCTGTACGAGACAGAGGCGGGTGAGTGGCCGTCCTTGTTCGAACTGCTGGAACTCGTCAGAGCGGACGAGATTCCGTATGCCAGTCCACGGTACCGGTATAAGGAGCGGGTGGATAACCGGTTGACCGGGATGACCGGGTTCTCCGGGGAAGTATTCGACTGCAGTCGGAGCTATCCGTTTGCGGAGTTCCTGGACCAAAACGTGGTGATCGAACTGCAGGAACCGATCGAGGATGTGCAGGTGTTCGTGGTCGAGGCGTTACTGACGTGGATCTTCTACTATCGGATGGCACAAAGTCAGCGCCAGGAGTTGCGGCACGTTGTCCTGTTTGACGAGGCAAAGCACGTGTTCGATGTGCAGCGGGAGCGCAACATCGATGCGCCGAATCCGCCGGTCACGAAGTTACTGGGACAGGTCCGTGAGTTCGGTGAGGCGTTGATCGTGGCCGACCACGAACCGTCAAAGCTGTCCGACTCGTTAAAGGCGAATACGAACGCGAAGCTGTGGCTGTCGCTGGGCTCCGGCAAGGACACGCGAGAGATGGCAGAAACGTTTGGACTGGACGACGAAGAGACCGATTATACACGAACATTGGAGAAAGGAGAGTCGTTGCTGTGGGCGGCGGACCGTGACCCGGTCCCGGTCGAGTTGCCGGACTACCAGCTGGACAAGTCCATGACGGAACCGGAGATACGGGACGAGATGCGACCGGTGCTTGACGAATTGGAGTGGTGTGAGCGTGTGCGGCCGCGGGCGTTCATTGAGGTGGCGGCCACGCTGGACGATACCAAGGAATCAGAACGGGAGCAGGATGGTACTGGTGACGGCGTCGGTGAGGTGGCAGTGACGTTGCTTGCGTCGGTGAACGAAGACCCGTTCCTGTCGCTGTCGGACCGGTATGGTACGATCGATGTCGGGAAGAAGACGGGGTCGGCGGCGAAGGAGGAGCTGCTGACATTGGACCTGGTGCGGGAAGTCGAGGTGCGGACCGGACGGCGTGGCCGGAATCCGAAGATGCTTGAGCTCACTCCGAACGGCCGCGAGGTGTTGGAGGAGCGCGGGTATGATGTGGTGGAGACGGGACGGCGGGGAATCGAGCATCGGTACTGGCAGCATCGGATCCAGCAGTGTTACGAGGGTGATGGGTTCGACGTGGAGATCGAGTTCAGTGTTGGTAAATCCAGAATTGACGTGTACTGTGTTCGGGATGGTACGACGGTCGCAGTCGAGGTGGCTCGGTCGCCGGAGCACGAAGTGGAGAACGTGGAGAAATGCTTGGACTTCGACGTCGATCGCGTGGAGGTCGCGTATCTGGATGATGATGTCATGCGTCGGATAGAAGCGGCTGTCGAGGAGGCGTTTGATGGTGTGCCAGACCGGGTCGCGTTTGTCCCGGTGTCAGAGTACACGTGA
- a CDS encoding glycoside hydrolase family 2 protein, translating into MGTLGVVIDIDSHEEDRRTVPISRRTLLSTVSGAAIGAALPVRAASARDDGDDESLGRLTPRPATTGDGDVRSLNGTWEFALSTIIDDRRAEWREAEVPGQWGYGESAIPEGPEEWYPPEGQLGWYRREFEAPESDRERLFLRFDAVYSEAWVYLNGAEIGHHVGGYTPFEIDVTDHVKEGTNVLSVGVAQASASDDMAWQNVTGGITRDVTLVSVPEIHIADYDVRTHLQGSSATVDVETRIENASGADGDATLELALSDPNGETVATTERSLSSRAGGSCEPSTTLEVADPHTWNPEEPRLYTLELELHAGESTERVTQRVGIREIEVAGNELRLNGEPVTLRGVNWEEIHLPEHGHAVPSELTRDDARRLKEANVNYVRTAHHPTSEAFLDACDELGLVVEVEAPHTFVGRDRGDPYPEVVVSQTVEMVERDKNRTSVCLWSIANESEWYDAFETAGRLTEAIDPTRPTIFNYDNYDSDDPWHDVYDVRSQHYPAFRTDSTVEEYVDLDDPILFDEYAHTYCYNGRELVTDPGLRDQWGIPFEQIWERCRAGDSVAGGAIWAGGDHLERWRGYLWGLLDRHRRPRPEYWHVKKIYSPVRVVETEWFGNGNVLRLTIENRHEFVDLADRSIEFEGARNSGKRPIEAAPGERVTVTVPVAENRLELRVTHPHGHTIEQAVFTVDSPGCESYPAPTGTALEIDEESVWTTEGPPMSIDRNTGLVEVRPADGQGTPVVVGGPELVLTPTESEASQGEGAIDHRLDGRTVTDVRLVEDGTVVAIDVEYAVATGTFVLRPLNGGIEVEYEFTLEEALDAREVGVALPLADDLTTLSWRREGQWSTYPDDHIGRAEGTAVAFPEGTRPDHEEIRLGSDRPWKDDATSHGSNDFRGTKRNVYTAALVNDHGAGVHLRSGGDHHVRAQVRSESVDLLALERSLSGTNPFGWMNRQPVLAEEPTIEADEIVRGSVTFEISGASSV; encoded by the coding sequence GTGGGCACTCTTGGCGTGGTTATAGATATCGACAGCCATGAGGAAGATCGGAGAACGGTGCCCATCAGCAGGCGGACCCTCCTCTCGACCGTCTCTGGAGCCGCGATCGGTGCTGCGCTCCCGGTCAGGGCCGCGAGTGCACGAGATGACGGCGACGACGAGTCACTGGGTCGGCTCACGCCCCGACCCGCGACGACGGGCGACGGTGACGTACGATCGCTGAACGGAACGTGGGAGTTCGCGCTCTCGACAATCATCGACGACCGGCGCGCCGAGTGGCGCGAGGCGGAGGTGCCGGGCCAGTGGGGATACGGCGAGTCCGCCATCCCTGAGGGACCGGAGGAGTGGTATCCCCCGGAGGGTCAACTGGGGTGGTATCGCCGGGAGTTCGAGGCCCCCGAGAGCGACCGTGAACGACTCTTCCTCCGATTCGACGCGGTTTACAGCGAAGCGTGGGTGTACCTTAACGGAGCCGAGATCGGCCATCACGTCGGCGGCTACACCCCCTTCGAGATCGACGTCACCGATCACGTCAAGGAGGGAACGAACGTGCTCTCGGTCGGCGTCGCCCAGGCGTCGGCGTCGGACGACATGGCCTGGCAGAACGTTACCGGTGGGATCACGAGGGACGTGACGCTCGTCTCGGTTCCCGAGATCCACATCGCCGATTACGACGTTCGGACCCACCTACAGGGATCGTCAGCGACCGTCGACGTCGAGACGAGAATCGAAAACGCGAGTGGAGCGGACGGCGATGCGACGCTGGAACTGGCGCTTTCAGACCCGAACGGTGAGACGGTCGCGACCACGGAACGCTCGCTTTCCTCCCGGGCAGGTGGCTCTTGTGAACCCTCGACGACCCTCGAGGTGGCCGACCCGCACACGTGGAACCCGGAGGAGCCGCGGCTCTATACCCTCGAGCTCGAACTCCATGCCGGGGAATCGACCGAGCGGGTGACCCAGCGCGTCGGCATTCGCGAGATCGAAGTCGCGGGGAACGAACTCCGGCTCAACGGCGAGCCAGTGACGTTACGAGGGGTCAACTGGGAGGAGATTCATCTCCCCGAGCACGGGCACGCGGTCCCGTCGGAACTCACTCGTGACGACGCTCGCCGACTAAAGGAGGCGAACGTCAACTACGTCCGGACGGCCCATCACCCGACTTCGGAGGCGTTTCTCGACGCCTGCGACGAGCTCGGGCTCGTCGTCGAAGTCGAAGCGCCCCACACGTTCGTCGGCCGCGACCGGGGAGACCCCTATCCGGAGGTAGTCGTTTCACAGACCGTAGAGATGGTCGAACGCGACAAGAACCGGACGTCGGTCTGTCTCTGGTCGATCGCGAACGAGTCGGAGTGGTACGATGCCTTCGAGACCGCCGGCCGGCTGACCGAGGCGATCGATCCGACGCGGCCGACGATCTTCAACTACGACAACTACGATTCCGACGACCCCTGGCACGACGTCTACGACGTCCGTTCGCAACACTACCCTGCGTTTCGAACGGACTCGACGGTCGAAGAGTACGTCGATCTCGACGATCCGATCCTGTTCGATGAGTACGCACACACCTACTGTTACAATGGCCGAGAGTTGGTGACCGACCCCGGACTCCGCGACCAGTGGGGGATTCCCTTCGAGCAGATCTGGGAGCGCTGTCGGGCCGGCGACTCGGTCGCCGGCGGCGCGATCTGGGCCGGCGGCGACCACTTGGAGCGGTGGAGAGGGTATCTCTGGGGGCTGCTCGATCGCCACCGACGGCCACGCCCCGAATACTGGCACGTCAAGAAAATCTACTCGCCGGTCCGAGTCGTCGAAACGGAGTGGTTCGGCAACGGTAACGTCCTCCGATTGACCATCGAGAACCGCCACGAGTTCGTCGACCTCGCCGACCGGTCGATCGAGTTCGAGGGGGCCCGAAACTCCGGAAAACGACCGATCGAGGCGGCACCGGGCGAGCGCGTGACGGTGACGGTCCCGGTGGCCGAGAACCGGCTGGAGCTCAGGGTCACCCATCCACACGGCCACACGATCGAACAGGCCGTTTTCACCGTCGACTCGCCAGGGTGCGAAAGCTACCCGGCACCGACGGGGACGGCACTCGAAATCGACGAGGAATCGGTGTGGACGACCGAGGGTCCACCGATGTCGATCGATCGGAATACCGGGCTCGTTGAGGTCCGGCCGGCGGACGGGCAGGGAACGCCGGTCGTGGTCGGGGGACCGGAGTTGGTCCTGACACCGACCGAGTCGGAAGCGAGCCAGGGCGAAGGGGCGATCGACCACCGCCTCGACGGCCGGACGGTTACCGACGTGAGGCTCGTTGAGGACGGTACGGTCGTCGCGATCGACGTCGAGTACGCGGTCGCGACCGGAACGTTCGTTCTCCGGCCCCTCAACGGTGGAATCGAAGTCGAGTACGAGTTCACGCTCGAGGAGGCACTCGACGCCCGCGAGGTCGGCGTTGCACTCCCGCTCGCGGACGACCTGACGACGCTGTCGTGGCGCCGAGAGGGCCAGTGGAGCACCTACCCCGACGACCACATCGGGCGGGCCGAAGGAACGGCCGTGGCGTTCCCCGAGGGAACCCGACCGGACCACGAGGAGATCCGCCTCGGTAGCGACCGGCCCTGGAAGGACGACGCGACGAGCCACGGCTCCAATGATTTCCGGGGGACGAAGCGAAACGTCTACACCGCGGCCTTAGTGAACGACCACGGTGCCGGCGTTCACCTCCGCTCTGGGGGCGACCACCACGTCCGCGCCCAGGTCCGTTCGGAGTCGGTCGATCTGCTCGCGCTCGAGCGCTCGCTGTCGGGGACCAATCCCTTCGGCTGGATGAACCGCCAGCCGGTCCTCGCGGAGGAGCCCACGATCGAGGCGGATGAAATCGTCCGAGGAAGTGTGACGTTCGAGATCAGCGGGGCTTCGTCGGTGTAA